In the Primulina eburnea isolate SZY01 chromosome 15, ASM2296580v1, whole genome shotgun sequence genome, TATTGACAAAAAATTGTTAATTTGTGATGTCATGAAAAAGATTCGTTTACAAGGGTATATTTGGTTTTGCATTTAGTGTTACATAAAAATGTGTGCGAATATATTTTTGAATAGTGAAATTGGGATTATGAAGCAGTAAAgcaacattttaaaaaaaaaaattatgcaaaTATCATGTTATATTAGAATGAGCTAGATTATTTAGGAATTTCCATAATATATAGTTATTTTAAAAGTCGAAATAGAATACATTATATTCGAATTTTGAACTTAAACTAAATTAACTTATCAGAAATTAACCTTAATGTTAAATTCAAAAGATATCATGTAAttccaaatattttaattaacatCACATGGAGGATTCGCGTGCTTTGAACTATACAACTAAAACACGATAACAGGTGACTGAAATGAGTGATAAGCCAGGGGACTCAAAAAGACAAACTTAAAGCAGTCGAAAACTGCAATTTCATATCCTTTTACATGGTAAGACGAGTAAAGAATCCAACAACGATATTTAGGCCATATCAGTTATTAGTAGTTAGCCTCCTAGAAGATCAAGATTCAAGAATACATAACTCCATAGATGCTAGCAAATCAAAAGCAAGACTAATCGCAAATCTTAGTCGCCAATACCATCCAACCAACAACGTTCCACACCGGCAAAAAAACCCAAGATGATAACTCTAAGATAATGCAAGGCCGTAAGACCAAGAGAAGGACCTAAATCCAAAAGGCAAAACTTACGGCAGCAGATAAATTACACTGTATCACAAGTCATGAATTTGAAGCAACAAGGGGAATCTAACACAAACAGTAGACACGGACGTTACAAATAAAAGCATCTTTGTCATGACATAATCATCAAAGGCGATATTCTTACATGTCTTCAGGTCTTAAGAATGCTAAGCTGACTCGACAAACAGTAGAGCTACGAAAGAAAAACAAACAAGAAAACCTTATTATTCATGTTTACTAGCCTCAGTGCCTTCTGCGATGCCTCCCACTCCTGCTCTTTCTCCGACTGGTCTTCTCTTCAGAATCAGAGTCTGAATCTGAGTACGACTCAGAGGACTCAGACGAGGAGCTATGCTCTCTGTGCCTTCTCTTCCTCTGCTTCTTCTTTTTGCTCTTGCGCTTCTTCCTCCTCTCCTCCTCAGAATCAGTAGATGAACTATAACTTGATTCACTCGCAACAGCAGAATCATCTGATGCAGTAACTGAGGATGTCTCACTATCAGATTCAAACACTGAAGCTTCACTATCATTATCAGATTCAGTTTTGGACTTATGCTTCCTCTTACACTTCTTTTCCTGTTTCTCATTCTTCTCGACCTTTGGGATATCAGGGTTATCCAAATCATAAGAAATTGAAACCTTCATTTTAAGTTTTGGGTTCTTCAGTTGCTGTGTTCGAGAAGGCCTTGATATATAAACTCTCTCATTCTTGCATTCATACGTCCAGTGTCCCGATTGGAAGCATTTCTGGCACTGTGAAGCTGCCCCAATTGTGGAAGTTGAGCTCTTGAAATCCTTCCTTTCACCCAGTCTCACTTGTTTCTCAGTACTCATCAAATACATTTGCCTCTTAGCTTCTTTCCTTTCCTGCCATCTGCTAGGTCCTTCTTCCTTCTGCCCATATGCATTCACATTCCGTACAGCTGCTGCAGCTGCACGCTCAGCTTGAGCTCGGCTGAGACCCTTAGTTGCGGACAAAGCTGCCGCCTTGATTCTTTCTGCTGCATCCTGACCACCACCTTCGTCTTTGTTCTTTGACATGCCGAACTATCAAAATAGATTGAACTACAGAAATTTCAGATTGCAAAGATAATACAAAACGACATTAGATTTCCTCGTTCAACCCTAAAACCACAATAATTTCACAAGGAACACAATTATGTATAGTTATCACAGAAAAATCAAGAAACAGCAAATTTAAACTAGTAAAAAACTATATTTTCTTGTATACAGAGGCACCACAAGGAGTGAAGATGTTATCTTCCAGAAGATAGATCACAGGGAAAAGCAACTCGGATCAAAACCCGCCCCCAAAACGTACTCAAATCTCAATTTCTCAGTTCCAAACCTAATTATCTAGCGTTAGCACAGGAATTAAAATCCCCTAATAGAGGCTCAAAAGAAAGAACGTAACGTCATAAAACGAGTACCTTTCCTCGACAATGCGATCAGACAAAAGCAATTGAAGggaaaacaagaagaaaaattCGACAAAACCGTAAAAAGAATCAGAAATTAACATATCTTAACAGGAAAACACATAATGCGTGATACCTTGCACCTTTTTCTTCGTACTTTCTATTTCTCTAACTTTGAGGGTTTGGccaaaataacaataataatagcCAATATAAATAAGT is a window encoding:
- the LOC140814844 gene encoding uncharacterized protein; protein product: MSKNKDEGGGQDAAERIKAAALSATKGLSRAQAERAAAAAVRNVNAYGQKEEGPSRWQERKEAKRQMYLMSTEKQVRLGERKDFKSSTSTIGAASQCQKCFQSGHWTYECKNERVYISRPSRTQQLKNPKLKMKVSISYDLDNPDIPKVEKNEKQEKKCKRKHKSKTESDNDSEASVFESDSETSSVTASDDSAVASESSYSSSTDSEEERRKKRKSKKKKQRKRRHREHSSSSESSESYSDSDSDSEEKTSRRKSRSGRHRRRH